CGTTGCTGTACCACTATTCCCATTGCTCCAACTATAGATATAAGGACCACCACTGCCATTGTTTATTAATACTGTTGCGCTGCCGTTACCGCCTCCGTTACAGCTAACATTTGTATTAATATTAGTTTTGGCGGTTAGAGAACAAACTGTACAATTATCCGATGCTACGGTAACAGTTCCTGTTTCTGTACAACCATTGCTTCCTGTGACAGTTACTGTATATGTTCCCGCAGCAAGATTAGTGGCTATTTGTGTTGTTTGAGCATTATTCCACAAATAGGTGTATGGCCAGCTATTTATACCGCTTGCCCCGGCTGCGGCACTGCCATTATTACTGCCGCATGATGATGCCGCGCTTGTCACAGTTATCGTTATTGGGTTTAGTACAGGGGCTATTACATTATAACAACCACTCGCATCACTTACAATTACATAATCACCGGCTTTTATATTTGTAGCAGTTTGTGTTGTTTGCCCGTTGTTCCATAAATAAGTATATGGTAATGTTCCTCCAAATGCAGTTACTTTTGAACTGCTGCAATTGTTTGTAACGGACAAATTCGGGCCATTGGAATTCCCAATAATGGCTATTGCGGTTGAAGTGCAACCACTGGCATTTGTGACTGTAACTGTATAACCTCCTGCCGAAAGCCCTGTAGCAGATACGGTATTTTGACCATTACTCCATATATAGGTATAGGGTCCTGTACTTGGGGCCGGAGGAAATGGCTGAACCAATGCAGTTGCTTTACCGGTTGCTCCCCCACATGTGGATTTTTGATTTTGAATTGCCTGTGCAGAGAACTGTGGTTCTGTAATTACTATTGTTACAGCGTTTGAACATCCATTGACATCAGTTGCCGTTACTATGTAGGTTCCGGTTTTTAAACCAGTAGCATTTGCGTTGCTTTGACCATTAATCCAGCTATAAATATATGGGCCTGTACCACCTGTACCAGTGGCGGTGGAACTGCCGGTATTACCTCCCGGACATAGTATATTTTGCAGTGCAGTATTTATACTTACGTTACCTGTATTATTAAATATTTCAGTCGTTCGTATGGAGGTGCATCCTGTATTATCAGTTACGGTTACTGTGTATACACTTGCATTTAACCCGGTGGCCGTTTGTGTTGTTTGTCCGTTGCTCCAGCTATAAATATATGGGCTGGTGCCACTTATTATATTCACTG
This genomic window from Bacteroidota bacterium contains:
- a CDS encoding SprB repeat-containing protein, which translates into the protein VNIISGTSPYIYSWSNGQTTQTATGLNASVYTVTVTDNTGCTSIRTTEIFNNTGNVSINTALQNILCPGGNTGSSTATGTGGTGPYIYSWINGQSNANATGLKTGTYIVTATDVNGCSNAVTIVITEPQFSAQAIQNQKSTCGGATGKATALVQPFPPAPSTGPYTYIWSNGQNTVSATGLSAGGYTVTVTNASGCTSTAIAIIGNSNGPNLSVTNNCSSSKVTAFGGTLPYTYLWNNGQTTQTATNIKAGDYVIVSDASGCYNVIAPVLNPITITVTSAASSCGSNNGSAAAGASGINSWPYTYLWNNAQTTQIATNLAAGTYTVTVTGSNGCTETGTVTVASDNCTVCSLTAKTNINTNVSCNGGGNGSATVLINNGSGGPYIYSWSNGNSGTATGTSILVTGLQAATYTVTISEGVCTSTSTVSIISPPPLSGQFTRGIANCSACGCKEWLMINAIGGTSPYSYSWPDGYMSRYKNQLCTGTYMINIKDKNGCSVNVSLTVP